Proteins encoded together in one Chloroflexota bacterium window:
- a CDS encoding carboxypeptidase regulatory-like domain-containing protein, translating into MIHRRRFVQVGGVIAAALLAGTAGSAAAQATGELAGLVTGPDGAPLAGAIVTVTSADLESGEASLTTDAAGRYTLGQIPPGLYDVTVELQGYRKGSLATLKVEDGRTTQADLVLERRFGGEDGY; encoded by the coding sequence ATGATCCATCGGCGGCGGTTCGTGCAGGTGGGTGGCGTCATCGCAGCGGCGTTGCTGGCAGGAACGGCCGGATCGGCTGCCGCCCAGGCCACCGGCGAACTGGCCGGGCTGGTCACCGGGCCGGACGGCGCACCGCTGGCCGGGGCCATCGTGACGGTGACCTCCGCGGATCTTGAGAGCGGCGAGGCCTCGCTGACCACTGATGCGGCTGGACGCTACACCCTGGGGCAGATCCCACCCGGCCTCTACGACGTGACGGTAGAGCTTCAGGGGTACCGCAAAGGCTCGCTCGCCACGCTCAAGGTCGAGGATGGGCGGACCACCCAGGCTGACCTCGTGTTGGAGCGGCGCTTCGGCGGCGAGGACGGCTACTGA
- a CDS encoding C39 family peptidase, whose protein sequence is MAGLIFSVLPGEDAAALPAPASPTATPRSSSQVRPAAANGNFITGTVWDDTRIRNGIIDDNEGPLETTNVVTISIERVDTPGVPVPCVGGADTPPNINPVDSTGRYRCNVPAPGAHRVTITVPSGFEATTPRQREVTTTATEGGVANFGLANLDQRIRTIAGVVFLDCNENGIRDLATEFDNNPPSGSFTVRLERTDGSNRITSRSTRYSFDNVDSGTYIVSLAINDSDVKATTSTRREVTIGSTFGAVVDFGLIGLNGNGACARAAQATATTAAATAVTVANRTATAIVRSGGQGLEPGQVPPAAATAIAAGATATAARFTPTPIPTPVPTATPIPTTRLASAYPRSARFLMQAVAKYPDGRRIDMLAEGALIGLETIVFQDAGQRVGSEQLSMRIKRNEQVDDIVVTAQDAYRQRQSDDFWRIVSYSEIRNELGLLAPLDAIVALRCISRGQDGGQAVVNGNVTRYILGDVDTMRFWETSIRPVYGTGGGGSSSSSAPTIAGGGGRTAQGRVIPSCTPPPQSRITPGEAIVEGAQPVYQSMQVEAWVGLEDGLIRSERMTARVLPPIGDPKRMPDPIEFDMVLTYSDVNLPITIIPPPVPTPTAIPPTAGPASQGAGQPAAVQPAPDNGRQSGLQAPTPGLPGFPTPETSEPPESVIEGGEQPAQPSNATPGQREQALAAERALVALATGGQPRTGSYARGNNIVLDIPFRTQLDNTNYAPTNSGPASLAMVLGGYGTNVAVSDLRALMNGLDGNYSPGATVRIETIARVAERGGLNVIDLYRGARFNEWTVEQVREMIRRGYPVATLVQGAVLPGGTPQGAARERFITIVGMDGDELIYHDPAYPDEGQGAARRIPGRLLEQGWLAASTPRLAAGFSLGPEGRGMLDSARSTEVGPGTPVASPSPDLQATVPVIATLEPTPTPPAPEYPFGLPVHPVLVLFWLILVVLLLVILVRSLR, encoded by the coding sequence ATGGCTGGCCTCATCTTCAGCGTCCTGCCGGGAGAGGACGCTGCGGCGCTTCCCGCGCCGGCCAGCCCGACGGCAACGCCTCGGTCTTCGTCTCAAGTCCGCCCAGCTGCCGCTAACGGCAACTTCATCACGGGCACCGTCTGGGACGATACACGCATCCGCAACGGCATCATCGACGACAACGAGGGTCCGCTGGAGACGACGAACGTCGTCACGATCTCCATCGAGCGCGTGGACACGCCCGGCGTGCCCGTCCCGTGCGTGGGCGGCGCGGACACCCCGCCAAACATCAACCCGGTCGATTCGACGGGCCGCTATCGCTGCAACGTACCGGCCCCTGGCGCCCACCGTGTCACCATCACGGTGCCGTCCGGCTTCGAGGCCACCACCCCGCGTCAGCGCGAGGTCACGACGACCGCCACCGAGGGCGGCGTGGCCAACTTCGGGCTGGCGAACCTCGACCAGCGCATCCGGACCATCGCGGGGGTCGTGTTCCTCGACTGCAACGAGAACGGCATCCGAGACCTTGCCACTGAGTTCGACAACAACCCGCCCAGCGGCTCGTTCACCGTCCGCCTGGAACGCACGGACGGCAGCAACCGCATCACCTCACGCAGCACGCGGTACAGCTTCGACAATGTCGATTCGGGCACGTACATCGTCTCCCTGGCGATCAACGACTCGGACGTGAAGGCGACGACCTCCACCCGCCGCGAGGTCACCATCGGCTCGACGTTCGGCGCGGTGGTGGACTTTGGCCTGATCGGCCTGAACGGCAACGGCGCGTGCGCGCGCGCCGCCCAGGCCACGGCCACGACCGCCGCGGCGACCGCCGTCACCGTGGCGAACCGTACCGCGACCGCCATCGTGCGGTCTGGCGGGCAGGGGCTTGAGCCGGGGCAGGTGCCACCGGCCGCCGCCACCGCGATCGCCGCCGGCGCCACGGCCACCGCCGCCCGCTTCACTCCGACCCCGATCCCGACCCCGGTCCCCACGGCCACGCCGATCCCGACGACACGGCTCGCGTCGGCCTACCCGCGCTCGGCGCGCTTCCTGATGCAGGCCGTTGCCAAGTACCCCGACGGGCGGCGCATCGACATGCTGGCCGAGGGTGCGCTGATCGGCCTGGAAACCATCGTGTTCCAGGACGCGGGCCAGCGCGTTGGCTCGGAGCAGCTCTCGATGCGCATCAAGCGCAACGAGCAGGTAGACGACATCGTCGTGACGGCGCAGGACGCCTACCGGCAGCGGCAGAGCGACGACTTCTGGCGGATCGTCTCGTACAGCGAGATCCGCAACGAGCTGGGGCTGCTGGCGCCGCTCGACGCCATCGTGGCGCTGCGCTGCATCTCACGCGGCCAGGACGGCGGCCAGGCCGTCGTCAACGGCAACGTGACCCGCTACATCCTGGGCGACGTCGATACGATGCGCTTCTGGGAGACCAGCATCCGGCCGGTATACGGCACCGGCGGCGGCGGCTCCTCCTCCTCCAGCGCCCCGACCATTGCTGGCGGCGGCGGCCGCACGGCGCAGGGCCGGGTGATCCCCTCCTGCACACCGCCGCCGCAGTCCCGCATCACCCCCGGCGAGGCCATCGTCGAAGGGGCGCAGCCGGTCTACCAGTCGATGCAGGTGGAAGCCTGGGTCGGGCTGGAAGATGGCCTGATCCGCTCGGAGCGGATGACGGCGCGCGTGTTGCCGCCCATCGGCGACCCGAAGCGCATGCCTGACCCCATCGAGTTCGACATGGTGCTCACGTACTCCGACGTGAACCTGCCGATCACCATCATCCCGCCGCCGGTCCCGACCCCGACGGCGATCCCGCCGACGGCCGGCCCGGCCAGCCAGGGCGCCGGGCAGCCAGCCGCTGTCCAGCCTGCCCCGGACAATGGACGCCAGAGCGGCCTGCAGGCCCCGACCCCTGGGCTGCCCGGGTTCCCAACGCCCGAGACGTCTGAGCCGCCCGAGTCCGTCATCGAGGGTGGCGAGCAGCCAGCACAGCCATCGAACGCAACCCCTGGCCAGCGCGAGCAGGCTCTGGCAGCCGAGCGCGCCCTGGTGGCCCTGGCGACAGGTGGACAGCCTCGGACGGGCAGCTACGCTCGCGGCAACAACATCGTCCTGGACATCCCGTTCCGGACCCAGCTCGACAACACGAACTACGCGCCCACCAACTCGGGGCCAGCCAGCCTGGCGATGGTCCTGGGCGGGTACGGCACCAACGTGGCCGTCAGCGATCTGCGCGCGCTGATGAACGGCCTGGACGGCAACTACAGCCCTGGCGCAACGGTCCGCATCGAGACCATTGCCCGGGTGGCGGAACGCGGAGGACTGAACGTCATCGACCTGTACCGTGGCGCTCGCTTCAACGAGTGGACGGTGGAGCAGGTCCGCGAGATGATCCGACGCGGGTACCCGGTGGCGACGCTGGTGCAGGGCGCGGTCCTGCCGGGCGGCACGCCGCAGGGCGCGGCCCGCGAGCGCTTCATCACCATCGTCGGGATGGACGGCGACGAGTTGATCTACCACGATCCGGCCTACCCCGACGAGGGGCAGGGCGCGGCGCGGCGGATCCCCGGCCGCCTGCTGGAGCAGGGCTGGCTGGCGGCCTCGACGCCACGGTTGGCGGCAGGGTTCTCGCTCGGGCCAGAGGGCCGTGGGATGCTGGACAGCGCTCGCAGCACGGAGGTGGGGCCAGGGACGCCGGTGGCAAGCCCCTCGCCGGACCTGCAGGCCACGGTTCCCGTCATCGCGACCCTGGAGCCGACGCCAACGCCGCCCGCCCCTGAGTACCCGTTCGGGCTGCCGGTCCACCCTGTGCTGGTACTGTTCTGGCTGATCCTGGTAGTGCTCTTGCTGGTGATCCTGGTGAGAAGCCTGCGGTAG
- a CDS encoding transcriptional repressor: MSHHPLAQMVAAGTRLTAQRQLIWDLLHQSGDHLTAEEIRARLAGRLPGLNLPTVYRTLVFLRTAGLVQELHLGEGPVRYEAPETDERHPHLVCRGCGRIEHLEAAGLAPALEAAASARGYADQEIEVVVYATCAGCAERHTPAAANE, from the coding sequence GTGAGTCATCACCCGCTCGCGCAGATGGTTGCTGCCGGCACGCGTCTGACCGCGCAGCGTCAGCTGATCTGGGATCTGCTGCACCAGTCTGGCGACCACCTGACCGCCGAGGAGATCCGCGCTCGGCTGGCAGGCCGGCTCCCCGGCCTGAACCTGCCGACGGTCTACCGGACGCTGGTCTTCCTGCGGACGGCCGGGCTGGTGCAAGAGCTGCATCTCGGTGAGGGGCCAGTGCGCTACGAGGCCCCGGAGACCGACGAGCGGCACCCGCACCTGGTGTGCCGGGGCTGCGGGCGCATCGAGCACCTCGAAGCCGCGGGATTGGCCCCTGCCCTCGAAGCCGCGGCCAGCGCGCGCGGCTACGCCGATCAAGAGATCGAGGTCGTGGTGTACGCCACCTGCGCGGGCTGCGCCGAGCGCCACACGCCGGCCGCCGCGAACGAGTGA
- a CDS encoding Lrp/AsnC ligand binding domain-containing protein has protein sequence MITAYLLIKIEGGTKITGMEHVTSHPQVKKMTWVLGPYDAIVECEVPSMDDLGKFARVVRACPGVSESVTCLAVS, from the coding sequence ATGATCACCGCGTATCTGCTCATCAAGATCGAGGGCGGCACCAAGATCACCGGTATGGAGCATGTGACCTCCCATCCGCAGGTCAAGAAGATGACCTGGGTGCTCGGTCCGTACGATGCCATCGTCGAGTGCGAGGTGCCGTCGATGGACGACCTCGGAAAGTTCGCGCGGGTGGTGCGGGCGTGCCCGGGCGTCTCCGAGAGCGTGACCTGCCTCGCCGTCAGCTAA
- a CDS encoding glutaredoxin family protein: MAATEQEDNPLTADANTVKMFTTTWCGFCKGTKRYLDSKGVAYEEIDIEQHPEYGEQIEKETGGFRTVPTLEIDGKLYVNPSRKQLDELLHV, encoded by the coding sequence ATGGCAGCGACCGAGCAGGAGGACAATCCCTTGACCGCCGACGCAAACACGGTAAAGATGTTCACTACCACGTGGTGCGGCTTCTGCAAGGGCACCAAGCGCTATCTTGACAGCAAGGGCGTGGCCTACGAAGAGATCGACATCGAGCAGCACCCCGAGTACGGTGAGCAGATCGAGAAGGAGACCGGCGGCTTCAGGACCGTTCCGACCCTCGAGATCGACGGCAAGCTGTACGTCAACCCGAGCCGCAAGCAGCTGGACGAGCTCCTGCACGTCTAG
- a CDS encoding TetR/AcrR family transcriptional regulator encodes MAAFADDGEDVALEAVAARAGVGIGTLYRHFPNRDALVVAAYQHEVDSLCAAAGELLASLPADIALGRWLDRFADYVATKRRMGDALCTAVSSTESPVFAETKARILRALGQILEAGAADGTLRADAAPDDVMRVINAGWYLPDGPQWRETVGRMLALVIDGLRYGAAARAP; translated from the coding sequence ATGGCGGCGTTCGCCGATGACGGCGAGGATGTGGCGCTGGAGGCCGTCGCGGCCCGCGCTGGCGTCGGCATCGGCACCCTCTACCGGCACTTTCCCAACCGCGACGCCCTGGTCGTCGCGGCGTACCAGCACGAGGTGGACTCACTGTGCGCGGCGGCCGGCGAGCTGCTCGCCAGTCTGCCGGCCGACATCGCGCTGGGTCGCTGGCTGGACCGCTTCGCGGACTACGTTGCCACCAAGCGCCGCATGGGCGATGCGCTCTGTACCGCCGTCTCCTCCACCGAGTCGCCGGTCTTCGCCGAGACGAAGGCGCGGATTCTGCGGGCGCTCGGGCAGATTCTCGAGGCGGGCGCTGCCGATGGCACGCTGCGCGCAGACGCCGCGCCGGACGACGTGATGCGGGTCATCAACGCCGGCTGGTACCTGCCGGACGGCCCGCAGTGGCGGGAGACGGTGGGCCGGATGCTCGCGCTGGTCATCGACGGGCTGCGCTACGGGGCGGCAGCCCGCGCGCCCTAG
- a CDS encoding heparinase II/III family protein — translation MRRAGWVLFALPISTGLLGSLARSAEAAPLGQSATPAELTPTSPPPPPPATATATATPTDTPATPTATPPAAPTSTSGPAVLTPTSTPEPPGRPMPGSTPIPGVTPTVTRETVLQTLRLTHPRLLLSPDDEARIRRALASDSVARGYRDSLVRNGARIMTQPTPERVLIGPRLLTVSRTVLDRVATLALLYRLDGDPRWAQRARAELLAAAGFSDWNPSHFLDVAEMSHAFALGYDWLYDFLSADERATIRRALVEKGLRPTEEQYATRAGWTRATHNWNFVCNGGAIIGALAVADEEPGLAGTLVAQALASMPSALASYAPDGAWAEGPVYWDYGTRYLVSALAALTSALGTDFGLSDARGLSVTGRFRLHVTGPTGLFFNFADASARTGGSPSLFWLARRYDDPVLAAGAREAAQAGASARDLLWYDPRGTTADVAALPLDVRYQAAHLACFRSAWNDKNALYVGFKGGDNTTNHAHLDLGTFVLDALGQRWAVDLGPDDYDLPGYFGAERWTYERLRTSGQNTLMLNGANQDPRAAAPLSAFRTATDGGFAIADLTAAYAPGGATRVNRGIALRDTRSRVLVQDEIEAMQPVDVTWTMHTEAAVEVDGARALLSQGGALLEARILSPADATFAVEELALDPPQQSTAGIRRLLIRLPAVTTAQLAVLFTPRRDAATGAEFSTPATLPGTPVPTPTPRPLPTDTLPLPEIVNLNRWALFDAPDAIAET, via the coding sequence ATGCGGCGCGCTGGCTGGGTGCTGTTTGCCTTGCCCATCAGCACCGGCCTGCTCGGCTCGCTGGCGCGCAGCGCCGAGGCTGCCCCCCTGGGCCAGAGCGCCACGCCCGCCGAGCTGACCCCGACCTCGCCCCCGCCCCCGCCCCCGGCGACAGCCACTGCCACGGCCACGCCCACCGATACGCCGGCCACCCCGACGGCCACGCCGCCTGCGGCCCCCACCTCGACGAGCGGCCCCGCTGTGCTCACCCCGACGAGCACGCCCGAGCCGCCAGGGCGGCCGATGCCCGGATCGACGCCGATCCCAGGAGTCACACCGACCGTGACCCGTGAGACCGTGCTCCAGACCCTCCGTCTGACCCACCCGCGCCTGCTGCTCTCCCCCGACGACGAAGCCCGCATCCGGCGAGCGCTGGCCTCCGACAGCGTCGCTCGGGGCTATCGTGACAGCCTCGTGCGGAACGGCGCGCGCATCATGACCCAGCCCACCCCCGAGCGCGTGCTGATCGGGCCACGCCTGCTGACCGTCAGCAGGACGGTGCTGGACCGCGTCGCCACCCTGGCGCTGCTGTACCGGCTGGACGGCGATCCGCGCTGGGCGCAGCGTGCGCGCGCCGAGCTGCTGGCCGCCGCTGGCTTCTCGGACTGGAATCCCTCGCACTTCCTCGACGTGGCCGAGATGTCGCACGCCTTCGCGCTCGGCTACGACTGGCTCTACGACTTCCTGTCCGCCGACGAGCGCGCCACCATTCGGCGGGCGCTCGTCGAGAAGGGGCTGCGGCCGACCGAGGAGCAGTACGCCACCCGCGCCGGCTGGACCCGCGCCACCCACAACTGGAACTTCGTCTGCAACGGCGGCGCGATCATCGGGGCGCTGGCCGTGGCCGACGAAGAGCCAGGGCTGGCCGGGACGCTGGTCGCCCAGGCGCTCGCGTCGATGCCGTCGGCCCTGGCCAGCTACGCGCCAGATGGCGCCTGGGCCGAGGGGCCGGTCTACTGGGACTACGGCACCCGCTACCTCGTCTCGGCGCTGGCCGCGCTCACCTCAGCCCTCGGCACGGACTTCGGGCTGTCTGACGCGCGCGGCCTGTCCGTCACCGGTCGTTTCCGCCTCCACGTCACCGGCCCGACCGGCCTCTTCTTCAACTTCGCAGACGCCAGCGCCCGGACCGGCGGCTCGCCCTCGCTGTTCTGGCTGGCGCGCCGGTACGATGATCCAGTACTGGCCGCTGGCGCGCGCGAGGCCGCCCAGGCCGGCGCATCCGCTCGCGACCTGCTCTGGTACGACCCGCGTGGTACGACCGCCGACGTCGCGGCGCTGCCGCTCGACGTTCGTTATCAGGCCGCCCACCTCGCCTGCTTCCGCTCCGCCTGGAACGACAAGAACGCCCTCTACGTCGGCTTCAAGGGCGGTGACAACACCACGAACCACGCCCACCTGGACCTCGGGACGTTCGTGCTGGATGCGCTCGGCCAGCGCTGGGCCGTCGATCTCGGGCCGGACGACTACGATCTGCCGGGCTACTTCGGTGCGGAGCGCTGGACCTACGAGCGGCTGAGGACCAGCGGCCAGAACACCCTCATGCTCAACGGCGCGAACCAGGACCCGCGCGCGGCAGCCCCGCTCTCGGCGTTCCGCACCGCCACGGACGGCGGCTTCGCCATCGCCGATCTGACGGCTGCCTACGCCCCGGGCGGCGCGACGCGCGTCAACCGGGGCATCGCCCTGCGCGACACGCGCTCGCGGGTGCTGGTGCAGGACGAGATCGAGGCGATGCAGCCGGTTGACGTGACCTGGACGATGCACACCGAGGCGGCCGTCGAGGTGGACGGCGCTCGCGCGCTGCTGAGCCAGGGCGGGGCGCTGCTCGAGGCCCGCATCCTGTCGCCCGCCGACGCGACGTTCGCCGTCGAGGAGCTGGCGCTCGATCCGCCCCAGCAGTCCACGGCAGGCATCCGCCGCCTGCTGATTCGTCTGCCGGCCGTCACCACGGCCCAGCTTGCCGTGCTGTTCACGCCGCGACGAGACGCGGCCACGGGCGCAGAGTTCAGCACGCCAGCGACACTGCCCGGCACGCCCGTGCCAACCCCGACGCCCCGGCCCCTCCCAACCGATACGCTGCCGCTGCCCGAGATCGTCAACCTCAACCGCTGGGCCCTGTTCGACGCGCCAGACGCCATCGCCGAGACGTAG
- a CDS encoding CPBP family intramembrane metalloprotease: MLWQRGHGREVGVGGGILLAGAVVLAVSALADGELGRFTGAFGNVAAIVLLAVLAQLRPVWPALRVLTWVVFGLLLTVGLALVLSASLMPVDPDGTGSLSPDVLLRLGVALGLAVLGVLGAVSLLIGGLWARLATRLGGRVDPHDTRHAQAMVGLVAASTLAFVPMIALGGDAPALLMVDADPEAFGLDRSSGGQILDMVYDLVWTIPLALLLVGVPLRRTLREALDRLGIRPLGVRGLAVGVVAAGVLWVAGTALDYATYHLWESAGWPTTDPELVDRLMGAAMSPVGAVVAAVAAGLGEELLMRGVLQPRFGWLLPNLAFTAAHAFQYNLDALVSVFVLGALLAFVRARWSTSEAIVAHGLYDLVLFLGGSIDLG, encoded by the coding sequence GTGCTCTGGCAGCGGGGGCATGGCCGCGAGGTCGGCGTGGGCGGGGGAATCCTGCTGGCCGGGGCCGTTGTCCTGGCCGTCAGCGCCCTCGCGGACGGCGAGCTCGGGCGGTTCACCGGGGCGTTCGGGAATGTCGCGGCCATTGTACTGCTGGCGGTGCTGGCGCAGCTGCGGCCAGTCTGGCCGGCCCTGCGCGTCCTGACCTGGGTGGTCTTCGGTCTGCTGCTGACGGTCGGGCTGGCGCTGGTGCTCTCGGCGTCGCTGATGCCGGTCGATCCCGACGGTACCGGGAGCCTCTCACCGGACGTGCTCCTGAGGCTCGGTGTGGCGCTCGGGCTGGCCGTGCTGGGGGTGCTTGGGGCGGTGAGCCTGCTGATCGGCGGGCTGTGGGCGAGGCTCGCAACGCGCCTTGGCGGCCGGGTCGATCCGCATGACACCCGCCACGCCCAGGCGATGGTCGGGCTGGTGGCCGCATCCACGCTGGCGTTCGTCCCGATGATCGCGCTCGGCGGCGATGCGCCGGCCCTCCTGATGGTGGACGCGGACCCGGAGGCGTTCGGGCTGGACCGTTCGAGCGGGGGGCAGATCCTGGACATGGTCTACGACCTCGTCTGGACGATCCCGCTGGCCCTGCTGCTGGTGGGCGTGCCGCTGCGGCGGACGCTGCGCGAGGCGCTCGACCGACTGGGGATTCGGCCGCTTGGCGTGCGTGGCCTCGCCGTCGGGGTGGTGGCGGCCGGGGTGCTGTGGGTCGCCGGCACGGCGCTCGACTACGCGACGTACCACCTGTGGGAGTCAGCGGGCTGGCCGACCACCGATCCTGAGCTGGTGGACCGGCTGATGGGCGCGGCGATGTCGCCGGTCGGGGCGGTGGTCGCGGCAGTGGCGGCTGGCCTGGGCGAGGAATTGCTGATGCGGGGCGTGTTGCAGCCGCGCTTCGGCTGGCTGCTCCCGAATCTGGCGTTCACGGCGGCGCACGCCTTTCAGTACAACCTGGATGCGCTGGTCAGCGTGTTCGTGCTGGGGGCGCTGCTGGCGTTCGTGCGCGCTCGCTGGAGCACCAGCGAGGCCATCGTGGCGCACGGCCTGTACGACCTGGTGCTGTTCCTGGGAGGCAGCATCGACCTGGGGTAG
- a CDS encoding thioredoxin family protein: protein MVSFVNRYSYLFTSAVAMLVAWVVGARFGGVWPAVTVGGVGVGLAVAQRMLRGGSSDVVSWRGVQEEIGQGQPTLLYLFSDNCGACLASRPIVDSIERELAVKLDVLRVNVSDDVGQEVRERYGIRMVPTVILLDREGVEQYRTEGRLPRKQAIAELVTGL, encoded by the coding sequence ATGGTCTCGTTCGTCAACCGCTACTCGTACCTGTTCACGAGCGCCGTTGCGATGCTGGTGGCCTGGGTTGTTGGCGCGCGCTTCGGCGGCGTCTGGCCGGCGGTCACGGTCGGCGGCGTCGGCGTCGGGCTGGCGGTCGCCCAGCGGATGCTGCGCGGCGGATCGAGCGACGTCGTCTCCTGGCGGGGCGTCCAGGAGGAGATCGGGCAGGGGCAGCCGACCTTGCTGTACCTGTTCTCCGACAACTGCGGGGCCTGCCTTGCCTCCCGCCCGATCGTCGACAGCATCGAGCGCGAGCTGGCCGTGAAGCTCGACGTGCTGCGCGTGAACGTGTCCGATGACGTGGGCCAGGAGGTCCGCGAGCGCTACGGCATCCGGATGGTCCCGACCGTCATCCTGCTGGACCGCGAGGGCGTCGAGCAGTACCGGACGGAGGGCCGCCTGCCGCGCAAGCAGGCCATCGCAGAGTTGGTGACGGGCCTGTAG
- a CDS encoding CoA transferase: MGYPLAGIRVVALEQAVAAPFCTRHLADLGADVVKIERPDGGDFGRRYDTVVNGQSSYFVWLNRGKRSLTLDVKSTGGRELLGRLLAGADVFIQNLGPGVADRLGLGAATLRARHPRLIVCELSGYGSTGPYRDRKAFDLLLQGESGLISTTGRPDAPAKIGISIADISSGMYAFSSILAALYERERTGQGRTIETVMLDCLAEWMSAPASFWMYGGVKLERAGWRHNIIVPYGPYRCGDGQYVNLAVQNEGQWRRLCEGVLGRPELLEDARFLSNESRLKNRAVLEPLIEEILGQWDRPTVEARLERSDVPFGNLNEVDGLVEHPQLAARERWLDIETPAGPIRALAHPLNLSEMPQRADPVPALGQHTDEIAAELGYSAAEIAALHIAGAV; the protein is encoded by the coding sequence ATGGGCTATCCGCTGGCTGGCATCCGAGTCGTGGCGCTGGAGCAGGCCGTTGCCGCGCCGTTCTGCACCCGCCATCTTGCCGATCTCGGGGCAGATGTCGTCAAGATCGAGCGCCCGGACGGCGGCGACTTTGGCCGGCGCTACGACACCGTCGTCAACGGCCAGTCCAGCTACTTCGTGTGGCTGAACCGGGGGAAGCGCAGCCTGACGCTCGACGTCAAGAGCACCGGCGGGCGAGAGCTGCTCGGGCGGCTGCTGGCCGGGGCCGACGTATTCATCCAGAACCTCGGGCCGGGCGTTGCGGATCGCCTGGGGCTTGGCGCGGCCACGCTCAGAGCGCGGCATCCGCGCCTGATCGTCTGCGAGCTGTCCGGCTACGGCAGCACCGGGCCGTACCGCGACCGCAAGGCGTTCGACCTGCTGCTGCAGGGCGAGAGCGGGCTGATCTCCACCACCGGCCGGCCGGATGCGCCCGCCAAGATCGGCATTTCCATCGCCGATATCTCCTCGGGCATGTACGCCTTCTCCTCGATCCTCGCCGCCCTCTACGAGCGCGAGCGGACCGGCCAGGGCCGCACCATCGAGACGGTCATGCTGGACTGTCTCGCGGAGTGGATGAGCGCGCCGGCCTCATTCTGGATGTACGGCGGCGTCAAGCTGGAGCGGGCCGGCTGGCGGCACAACATCATCGTGCCGTACGGCCCCTACCGCTGCGGTGACGGCCAGTACGTCAACCTCGCGGTGCAGAACGAGGGCCAGTGGCGGCGGCTCTGCGAAGGCGTGCTGGGTCGGCCGGAGCTGCTCGAGGACGCCCGCTTCCTGAGCAACGAGTCGCGGCTGAAGAACCGCGCTGTGCTGGAGCCGCTCATCGAGGAGATCCTGGGCCAGTGGGACCGCCCGACCGTCGAGGCGAGACTGGAGCGGTCCGACGTGCCGTTCGGCAACCTCAACGAGGTGGACGGGCTGGTGGAGCATCCGCAGCTTGCGGCCCGCGAGCGCTGGCTGGACATCGAGACGCCGGCCGGGCCGATCCGGGCGCTGGCGCACCCGCTGAACCTCTCGGAGATGCCGCAGCGGGCTGACCCGGTCCCCGCCCTCGGCCAGCACACCGACGAGATCGCCGCCGAGCTTGGCTACTCGGCGGCGGAGATCGCGGCGCTCCACATCGCCGGGGCCGTCTGA